TGCGGAACCGGATTCTACTCCAGTCTCCTTCTTGAATGGGGGGCCAGTTTCGTCGTGGGCGTCGACATATCGTCCCCAATGGTAAATGCGGCCGAGGCTCGAATAGCCGAGACACCATACGCGTCTCAAGCTCGATTTGTGCAGGGCAATGGACTCATTCCACAAGAATATAGCGCCGAGAATAATGGATTTGATGTGGTTTCTGGCGCCTGGTTTCTCAACTACGCCAGCAACCTGGATCAGTTGGCATCCATGTTCCGCACCATATCCGCGAATCTAAACTCCAACGGAGTCTTTATCGGCATATGCATGCACCCCACGGATGACTTGGAATCTTTCGCCTCTGGCGTGAACAACAGCGCCTGGGCTCAAACGGGTGTTCATTACAAATTCGGCAACGTGCTTCCGAGGGGGATTGGCTTCCCTATCAGAGTGTTTGGCTCTGTTTCGCCAGATAGCAAGGTTGAATTTGGGACATTTCATCTCAAAAAGAGCCTCTATGAACAGGCGGCCCGTGTTGGAGGGATGGCGGGGAGAATTGTGTGGCAGAATTGCGAGTTTCTGGGCGAAACATGGCGAGAGGAGATTGGCCTCCagggcgacgatgatggaTGGCGCAGCCTACAAGAGTATCCGCTGTTATGTACTCTTCTTGTTTGGAAGGAATAAGCCGTGGACGCTGGGCGAGATTGTATGAGATGAGTAATGATATTAAAATGCCTGGCAGCTGTGGATGGCTCTGGCAACCTGTAGAGTACATAACTCGattgcatgtatgtactttaTGTACTTAGTATGTAAAGCAATTTGATGGTCTGCCAGTGGTGGGGCAGCCATCGGTGATCACTGCTGATCAGTGGTCAAAACCTGCCAAGTTACGGCGCAACTGCCACCAGACCACTTGCGCCGCTCCTTCCTGCTGCAAGCGCGTTGCGGCCCCGGAGAGCCTCTCGCTCCGCCGTGCCTGCCCAGACCAAGCCAACGTAAATTGCCATCCGTATTCCTGCCAGACTGCAACTGCAGCTGTTCACGGCAGATGGCTGCTCCATCCATACCGAATCTCCTTTCCCTGAGGGGCAGCGGTCGCGGCGGAGGCCGTGGAGGCAGGGGAAGACGCCAGGCTGGTCCATCGGCCTCATCCACAGGAGTATCTCCAGATGCCACTATTCAGGGCACAGATACCGATGCGGCTGTGTCACGGCTGAGTGCCGTCGAACTGGGCTACCTGGAAGATCCCTATGCGCGGTTCTTCGTAACCGGGCCTccgacaagacggctgcCCATTATCAATCGAGGTCTGTACCGCGGCACCAAGACCGCCATAACGTCCATACGAACAGATACTGATGGTCATACAGGCACCTATATGCGAACCAAGTCCCTAGATGCCATGGTAGACGCCTTCCTCTCACACAACGGGCCCTCGCTGAAGCAAGTGATATCGCTTGGCGCTGGAACAGACACAAGACCACTGCACATGCTGCAAAAGCCTGGCGCCCAAAATCTCATTTATCACGAAGTGGACTTTGAGCCTACATGCCGGCGCAAGTTGGCCATCACCCAATCATCACCCGGACTACATCGCATATTCAAGGACCTGAGCATTCACGACGGCGGATCATGGAGCGCCGAGCCTTCAAAGGGCGGCGAGTATCACTGCCACGCATTAGATCTGCGCAGCATATCCGAGTCCATCACAGAGCTGCCGTCCCACATTCGCAGCGACGTGCCAACCCTGCTCTTGTCTGAATGCTGCCTCTGCTATCTGACGCAGCAAGACTCTGAAAATGTTTTAAACTTTTTCAGCTCCAAGATTCATAGCCTCGCGGCATTGTTGTATGAACCGATGCCGCTGCATGACGCATTTGGCGACATGATGGTTTCTAATCTCAAAGCTCGACACATTTACATGCCTTCTCTGCAGACGTATAAAGACCAGCAAGGGCAACTGGCAAGGTTGCGGCACTCGGGATTCGACAGTGTTGGGTATGCCACGATTGAAA
The DNA window shown above is from Metarhizium brunneum chromosome 1, complete sequence and carries:
- the PPM1 gene encoding Leucine carboxyl methyltransferase 1; this translates as MAAPSIPNLLSLRGSGRGGGRGGRGRRQAGPSASSTGVSPDATIQGTDTDAAVSRLSAVELGYLEDPYARFFVTGPPTRRLPIINRGLYRGTKTAITSIRTDTDGHTGTYMRTKSLDAMVDAFLSHNGPSLKQVISLGAGTDTRPLHMLQKPGAQNLIYHEVDFEPTCRRKLAITQSSPGLHRIFKDLSIHDGGSWSAEPSKGGEYHCHALDLRSISESITELPSHIRSDVPTLLLSECCLCYLTQQDSENVLNFFSSKIHSLAALLYEPMPLHDAFGDMMVSNLKARHIYMPSLQTYKDQQGQLARLRHSGFDSVGYATIENTWDKWVDEKERERVDCLEGLDEVEEWKLLAAHYVVVWGARGATFGPLADRNQSAEIQGQK